The following proteins are encoded in a genomic region of Sorangiineae bacterium MSr12523:
- a CDS encoding tetratricopeptide repeat protein: MDERLKQVLLLGREHYAKREFEKAEELLREVLTASEDRFADVHDMLGVICHSRGNYVQAERHFERALSINPGYTEAALNLAVTYNDRGKYDAAREVYTRIKGSPMGAVQTLDPFARGKLANMHADLAQAYADLGLAREAIGELEKGVTLCPTFADLRTRLGNMLRHENDLEAARVQYEAAVAARPEYVPARVHLGVTLLALGLPNDAEDAWQRALALEPDNVQAKMYLRMLQQTRSKESLRAIPVAKAPTRG; the protein is encoded by the coding sequence ATGGATGAACGCCTCAAGCAGGTCCTGCTCCTCGGCCGTGAACACTACGCAAAACGTGAATTCGAAAAGGCTGAAGAGCTTCTGCGCGAAGTGCTCACGGCCTCGGAGGATCGCTTTGCCGATGTGCACGACATGCTGGGCGTGATTTGCCATTCGCGCGGTAACTACGTGCAGGCCGAGCGGCACTTCGAGCGAGCGCTCTCGATCAACCCGGGGTACACGGAGGCCGCGTTGAACCTCGCCGTGACGTACAACGATCGCGGCAAGTACGATGCTGCACGCGAGGTGTACACGCGCATCAAGGGCAGCCCGATGGGCGCGGTGCAGACCTTGGATCCGTTCGCGCGCGGCAAGTTGGCCAACATGCACGCCGACCTCGCGCAGGCGTACGCCGATTTGGGCCTCGCCCGCGAGGCGATCGGCGAGCTCGAAAAAGGTGTGACCTTGTGCCCCACCTTCGCGGATTTGCGCACGCGCCTCGGGAACATGTTGCGCCACGAGAACGATCTGGAGGCGGCGCGCGTGCAGTACGAGGCGGCGGTGGCCGCGCGGCCCGAGTACGTGCCCGCGCGCGTGCATCTCGGCGTGACGTTGCTGGCCCTCGGTCTGCCGAACGATGCCGAGGACGCGTGGCAGCGTGCGCTGGCCCTCGAACCGGACAACGTGCAGGCGAAGATGTACCTGCGCATGCTGCAGCAGACGCGCTCGAAGGAGTCGTTGCGAGCGATTCCCGTTGCGAAAGCGCCCACGCGCGGTTGA
- a CDS encoding ABC transporter ATP-binding protein/permease, giving the protein MGIGALTVMNAVLPLAIAYVGKRIVDAVVAHDAHATWQWVLAELGLVATLAGATQALSLVRRIVGARLGLDINVAILEKATTLELRHFEDPEFYDRLTKARREASSRPLSVITRAFQMLQSVISLFGYAALLLRFSGWAVAALLLAAIPATVAEMRFSTHAFRLRNWRSPESRKLMYLEYVLSNDEHAKEVKLFGLGSHLLTRYRDIGELFYREDTDLSKRAAKWAYVLSLLATLTFYGCYASMALSAVRGTLTLGDLTLGMVAFRQGQQAFQSLLSAFGGMVEDNLYMSNLFAYLAPLSPVPVPVPVPASALPPARAGIHFDNVGFRYPGREEWALRHVNVIIPERQSLALVGQNGAGKTTFIKLLTRLYEPTEGRILLDGKDLRDWDEADLRRRIGVVFQDFAQYQFTARENVGLGSIDDLEDIDQVGRAVSKGGAEAVVAGLKQGLETPLGRWFADGVELSGGQWQKIALARAFMREGADILVLDEPTAALDAEAEHAVFERFRELTRDKTSILISHRFPTVRMADRILVIEHGKVVEEGTHDALLAQNGRYAHLFSLQAQGYL; this is encoded by the coding sequence TTGGGCATCGGCGCGCTCACCGTCATGAATGCGGTGTTGCCCCTGGCCATCGCCTACGTGGGCAAGCGCATTGTCGACGCGGTGGTCGCGCACGATGCGCATGCCACCTGGCAATGGGTGCTCGCGGAGCTCGGGCTGGTGGCCACGCTGGCCGGGGCGACGCAAGCCCTCAGCCTGGTGCGCCGCATCGTGGGGGCGCGGCTCGGGTTGGACATCAACGTGGCGATCCTCGAGAAGGCGACCACGTTGGAGTTGCGCCACTTCGAGGATCCCGAGTTTTACGATCGACTGACCAAAGCGCGCCGCGAGGCTTCGTCGCGGCCTTTGTCGGTCATCACGCGCGCATTTCAAATGTTGCAAAGCGTGATTTCGCTGTTTGGATATGCGGCGCTGCTCCTGCGGTTCAGCGGGTGGGCGGTGGCGGCCCTGCTTCTCGCGGCGATTCCTGCGACGGTGGCCGAAATGCGCTTTTCGACGCACGCCTTCCGGCTGCGCAATTGGCGCTCGCCCGAATCGCGAAAGCTCATGTACTTGGAATACGTCCTTTCCAACGACGAGCACGCGAAGGAGGTGAAGCTATTCGGTTTGGGCTCGCACCTTTTGACGCGCTACCGCGACATCGGCGAGCTCTTTTACCGAGAGGATACCGATTTATCGAAGCGCGCCGCCAAGTGGGCTTACGTCCTGTCCTTGCTGGCCACCTTGACGTTCTACGGCTGCTACGCGTCGATGGCCCTTTCCGCCGTGCGCGGCACGCTCACCTTGGGCGATCTCACCTTGGGCATGGTGGCCTTTCGTCAGGGACAGCAGGCGTTTCAATCACTGCTCAGCGCCTTCGGCGGCATGGTCGAGGACAACTTGTACATGTCCAACTTGTTCGCCTACCTCGCGCCTCTCTCTCCCGTGCCCGTGCCCGTGCCCGTGCCCGCGTCCGCTCTTCCGCCCGCCCGCGCCGGCATCCACTTCGACAACGTCGGCTTCCGGTACCCCGGTCGCGAAGAATGGGCCCTTCGGCACGTGAACGTGATCATCCCCGAGCGGCAAAGCCTGGCCCTCGTCGGCCAGAACGGCGCGGGCAAAACCACGTTCATCAAGCTTCTCACCCGCCTTTACGAGCCCACGGAAGGGCGCATCCTGCTCGACGGCAAAGATCTGCGCGATTGGGACGAAGCCGACCTGCGCCGGCGCATCGGCGTCGTCTTCCAGGACTTTGCGCAATACCAATTTACGGCCCGCGAGAACGTGGGGCTCGGCAGCATCGACGATCTCGAGGACATCGACCAAGTCGGTCGCGCCGTTTCCAAAGGCGGCGCCGAGGCCGTGGTCGCGGGCTTGAAGCAAGGCCTGGAAACGCCCCTCGGCCGCTGGTTTGCCGACGGCGTCGAGCTCTCGGGCGGGCAATGGCAAAAGATCGCGCTCGCGCGGGCCTTCATGCGCGAAGGCGCCGACATCCTCGTGTTGGACGAGCCCACCGCCGCGCTCGATGCCGAGGCCGAGCACGCTGTCTTCGAGCGCTTTCGCGAGCTCACCCGCGACAAGACGAGCATCCTCATTTCGCACCGCTTTCCCACGGTGCGCATGGCGGATCGCATCCTGGTCATCGAGCACGGCAAGGTCGTGGAAGAGGGCACTCACGATGCGCTCCTCGCCCAGAACGGCCGCTACGCGCACCTCTTCTCGCTGCAGGCGCAAGGGTACCTCTGA
- a CDS encoding DUF2062 domain-containing protein: MADEAYEGRKARVNTAEVRTASWKETFRAAWKRLRGGELTPARAAASVAVGLAIGVTPLYGAHFFLVVGVCMPLRLDVPVAYLAANISLPFIAPFLTFAEIEIGARVLDGAFLPLTSREAMLAHGTKRFLKEIAVGTLFFAPAMAALGGALTYAIASARRQRSAFDEVVDRVAERYARGRRFTRGYVTSKMTHDPVVRAVLDQANAGGFGDVADVGCGRGQLGIALLESKAASSVAGVDWDSAKIAEATKASEGLSATFAVGDLREAPREPCDTALLIDVLHYFTEDEQDAILARVAGLARSRIVIRDLDPDRGWRSQVTRLQESITTGLRINRGARLCIRPIAAAMRVLEAHGFHTEVTPCWQGTPFANVLLVATKAPSPRSR; this comes from the coding sequence ATGGCTGATGAGGCCTACGAGGGCCGCAAGGCCCGAGTGAACACGGCGGAAGTTCGAACGGCGTCGTGGAAGGAGACCTTCCGCGCGGCATGGAAGCGTCTCCGCGGTGGCGAGCTGACACCCGCGCGCGCGGCCGCCAGTGTGGCCGTGGGGCTGGCCATCGGCGTGACGCCGCTCTACGGGGCGCACTTCTTTCTCGTGGTGGGCGTGTGCATGCCGCTCCGGCTCGACGTACCCGTCGCGTACTTGGCGGCGAACATTTCGCTGCCGTTCATCGCACCGTTTCTCACCTTTGCCGAAATCGAGATCGGCGCGCGCGTGCTCGATGGGGCCTTTTTGCCGCTGACATCGCGCGAGGCGATGCTCGCGCACGGGACGAAGCGGTTCCTGAAGGAGATTGCCGTGGGAACGCTGTTCTTTGCCCCGGCGATGGCGGCGCTCGGTGGAGCTTTGACGTACGCGATCGCGTCGGCGAGGCGGCAACGTAGCGCGTTCGACGAGGTGGTGGATCGCGTGGCCGAGCGCTATGCGCGGGGGCGGAGGTTCACGCGCGGTTACGTCACGTCGAAGATGACGCACGATCCGGTGGTGCGTGCGGTCCTCGATCAGGCGAATGCGGGCGGCTTCGGTGACGTCGCCGACGTGGGGTGCGGGCGCGGGCAGCTGGGCATTGCGCTGCTCGAGTCGAAGGCGGCGTCGAGCGTGGCGGGCGTCGATTGGGACTCTGCGAAAATTGCAGAGGCAACCAAGGCGAGCGAAGGCCTTTCCGCGACGTTCGCGGTGGGCGATCTGCGCGAGGCGCCGCGGGAGCCGTGCGACACGGCGCTGCTCATCGACGTGCTGCACTACTTCACCGAGGACGAGCAAGATGCAATTTTGGCCCGTGTGGCCGGCCTTGCACGGTCACGCATCGTCATCCGCGATCTGGATCCGGATCGCGGGTGGCGCAGTCAGGTGACGCGGCTTCAGGAGAGCATCACGACGGGTCTGCGTATCAACCGGGGCGCGAGGCTCTGCATTCGCCCCATCGCCGCTGCGATGCGGGTGCTCGAGGCACATGGCTTTCACACGGAGGTCACGCCGTGCTGGCAGGGGACTCCATTTGCGAACGTTCTGCTCGTGGCCACCAAGGCGCCGTCTCCGCGCTCTCGTTGA
- the guaB gene encoding IMP dehydrogenase has product MLDDTLREALTFDDVLLLPAYSEILPKDADVRTRLTKKIELNIPLLSAAMDSVTEARTAIAMARQGGIGIIHKNLPPEQQAAEVERVKRAESGMVSKPVTVRPSQSLREVLAIMREHDISGVPVTEGDRPVGILTARDIRFERNLDQPVSALMTKELVTVPPGTSLDHARQLLHQHRIEKLLVVDGGKLAGLITIKDIMQADKNPLAIKDGRGRLRVGAAIGPGPDRKERSAALVAAGVDVLVIDTAHGHSRGVIDAVAETKKEFPDVQIIAGNIATAEATEALIAAGVDAVKVGIGPGSICTTRVVAGIGVPQVTAVSDCARVADRYDVPIISDGGVKFSGDVTKAIAAGASSVMIGSLFAGTDESPGDLVLLQGRSYKVYRGMGSLGAMRKGSRDRYGQSGTADEKLVPEGIEGRVPHRGSLASILYQLVGGLRSGMGYTGCRTIQELRKNTRFLRITSQGLRESHVHDVIVTEEAPNYRS; this is encoded by the coding sequence ATGCTGGACGATACCCTGCGCGAGGCTTTGACCTTCGACGACGTTCTCCTGCTCCCCGCCTACAGCGAGATTTTGCCGAAAGACGCCGACGTTCGGACGCGTCTGACGAAGAAGATCGAGCTCAATATCCCGCTGCTCAGCGCAGCGATGGATTCCGTGACCGAGGCCCGCACCGCCATTGCCATGGCGCGGCAAGGAGGCATCGGCATCATTCACAAGAACCTCCCGCCGGAGCAGCAAGCCGCCGAGGTCGAACGGGTGAAGCGCGCCGAGAGCGGCATGGTCAGCAAACCGGTCACGGTGCGGCCGTCGCAGTCCCTGCGTGAAGTGCTCGCCATCATGCGCGAACACGACATTTCCGGCGTTCCGGTCACCGAGGGCGACCGCCCCGTCGGCATTTTGACCGCGCGCGACATCCGCTTCGAGCGAAACCTCGACCAACCGGTGAGCGCGCTCATGACGAAGGAGCTCGTCACCGTCCCGCCGGGCACCTCGCTCGATCACGCGAGACAGCTTCTGCATCAGCACCGCATCGAGAAGCTCCTCGTGGTGGACGGCGGCAAGCTCGCCGGGCTCATCACCATCAAAGACATCATGCAGGCGGACAAGAACCCGCTGGCCATCAAAGACGGCCGCGGCCGCCTGCGGGTTGGCGCGGCCATCGGCCCAGGCCCGGATCGCAAAGAGCGCTCGGCCGCCCTGGTGGCTGCCGGCGTGGACGTGTTGGTCATCGACACCGCCCACGGGCACTCGCGCGGGGTCATCGACGCGGTGGCCGAGACCAAGAAAGAGTTCCCCGACGTGCAGATCATCGCGGGCAACATCGCCACGGCGGAGGCCACCGAGGCGCTCATCGCCGCCGGCGTCGACGCGGTGAAGGTGGGCATCGGCCCGGGCAGCATCTGCACCACGCGCGTCGTCGCGGGCATCGGCGTTCCGCAGGTCACCGCGGTATCCGACTGCGCACGCGTCGCCGATCGCTACGACGTTCCCATCATCTCCGACGGCGGCGTGAAGTTCTCGGGCGACGTCACCAAGGCCATCGCGGCCGGCGCCAGCTCGGTCATGATTGGCTCACTCTTCGCGGGCACCGACGAATCGCCGGGCGACCTCGTGCTCCTGCAGGGCCGCAGCTACAAGGTGTACCGCGGCATGGGCTCCCTCGGTGCAATGCGCAAAGGCTCGCGCGATCGCTACGGGCAGTCGGGCACCGCGGACGAGAAGCTCGTGCCCGAGGGCATCGAGGGCCGCGTTCCGCATCGCGGATCGCTCGCGTCGATCTTGTACCAGCTCGTCGGCGGCTTGCGCAGCGGCATGGGTTACACCGGCTGCCGCACGATCCAGGAGCTTCGCAAGAACACGCGCTTCCTTCGCATCACGTCGCAGGGCTTGCGCGAGAGCCACGTGCACGACGTGATCGTGACCGAGGAGGCTCCGAATTATCGCAGCTAG
- a CDS encoding response regulator: protein MGQPLHDERPRVLIVDDEKFIRDILADFLGMEGYVVRTAEDGAAALTELTAAPYDMVISDLKMPRMGGIELLDAIATTAPNALTVIMTGFGTVETAIDAMKRGAYDYILKPFKVEEVIHVVQRGLEKQRLSAENLRLREALSLYKVSEAIAASLSLDEVLATVGDTALHEIRGDLVSTWLEDGEGGYFERQRLTQADGPSPETAIEADMGQLSAQAFLDHFAHDSTLLEQGTRGSIFFAKEAEVPLKSLLAVPLRMKTRLLGWIAVASFTRTRKFDEGQRKLLSIVASRAAAAIENARLYEDLRATFQQTIEGLARAIDKMDRYTSGHSERVALYAVYLATRLGLPPDVVEIVRQSALMHDIGKIGCVMNLNKPGKLTQDEYEIFKRHPGYGRDILDPIKFLHPLIPGVHLHHERWDGRGYPLRLKGNDVPLIARIIAVADTYDAMTSDRAYRRALPHEVAVNEIELCSGTQFDPEVAGIFCKHLDDYREERVSAGEKVPE from the coding sequence ATGGGTCAGCCTTTGCACGATGAGCGTCCGCGTGTGCTCATTGTCGACGACGAAAAATTCATTCGCGACATCCTCGCAGATTTTCTCGGCATGGAAGGATACGTGGTGCGAACGGCCGAGGATGGGGCTGCCGCTCTCACCGAGCTCACGGCCGCGCCATACGACATGGTCATCAGCGATTTGAAGATGCCCCGCATGGGCGGCATCGAGCTGCTCGATGCAATCGCGACGACCGCACCCAACGCGCTCACCGTCATCATGACCGGCTTCGGCACCGTGGAAACCGCCATCGATGCGATGAAGCGAGGTGCCTACGACTACATTTTGAAGCCGTTCAAAGTGGAGGAGGTCATCCACGTCGTGCAGCGCGGCCTGGAGAAGCAAAGGCTCTCGGCCGAAAACCTGCGCCTGCGCGAAGCACTCAGCCTCTACAAGGTGAGCGAGGCCATTGCCGCGAGCCTTTCGCTCGATGAAGTGCTGGCCACCGTGGGGGACACGGCGCTGCACGAGATCCGGGGCGATTTGGTCTCGACCTGGCTCGAGGACGGGGAGGGGGGCTACTTCGAGCGCCAGCGCCTCACGCAAGCCGATGGTCCCTCACCGGAGACGGCCATCGAAGCGGACATGGGGCAGCTTTCGGCCCAGGCTTTCCTCGATCATTTCGCCCACGACTCCACGCTTCTGGAGCAGGGCACGCGCGGCAGCATCTTTTTCGCCAAGGAGGCGGAGGTGCCGCTCAAGTCGCTCCTGGCCGTGCCTTTGCGCATGAAAACGCGTCTTCTCGGCTGGATCGCCGTCGCCAGCTTCACGCGGACGCGCAAGTTCGACGAGGGGCAGCGCAAGCTCCTCTCCATCGTGGCCTCACGGGCCGCGGCCGCCATCGAGAATGCGCGCCTGTACGAGGACTTGCGGGCGACCTTCCAACAGACGATCGAAGGGCTGGCGCGTGCCATCGACAAGATGGACCGCTACACCTCGGGGCACTCCGAGCGGGTCGCCTTGTACGCGGTGTATTTGGCCACGCGTCTCGGCCTGCCGCCGGACGTGGTCGAAATCGTGCGGCAGAGCGCGCTGATGCACGACATCGGCAAAATCGGCTGCGTGATGAACTTGAACAAGCCGGGCAAGCTCACCCAGGACGAGTACGAGATCTTCAAGCGCCACCCCGGATACGGGCGGGACATTCTCGACCCGATCAAGTTCCTGCACCCGCTCATTCCGGGCGTGCACCTGCACCACGAGCGATGGGACGGGCGTGGTTATCCCCTTCGTTTGAAGGGAAATGACGTGCCGCTCATCGCGCGCATCATCGCCGTGGCCGACACCTACGACGCCATGACGAGCGACCGCGCCTACCGGCGTGCACTTCCCCACGAGGTCGCCGTGAACGAGATCGAACTCTGCTCCGGCACGCAGTTCGACCCGGAGGTGGCCGGCATCTTCTGCAAGCACCTCGACGATTACCGGGAAGAACGTGTCAGCGCGGGCGAGAAGGTACCCGAATAA
- the lipB gene encoding lipoyl(octanoyl) transferase LipB, with protein MRTIDAHWLGRIRYAEAHALQQELVQQRIAGKIGDTLLLLEHPPVITLGRGAKVNNVLLDAAARANLGIDFHETGRGGDVTYHGPGQLVAYPIFDLKPDRCDVRRYVRDLGQIMIRLAADFGVSAHMLDGKFLGVWVDMEHPETWDGDPQAHGSSLGKIGAIGVRLSRWVTMHGFAFNATTDLRAFQLIVPCGITEYGVASLKAIDRDAPPVSELAKMALPHFASVFDAMVTLNESAETAPWWPRAERSQMESPASTA; from the coding sequence GTGCGAACCATCGATGCCCATTGGTTGGGAAGAATCCGTTATGCCGAGGCGCACGCGCTGCAGCAAGAGCTCGTGCAGCAGCGCATCGCCGGCAAAATCGGCGACACCTTGCTTTTGCTCGAGCACCCGCCCGTCATCACCTTGGGCCGCGGCGCCAAGGTGAACAACGTGCTTCTCGATGCGGCGGCCCGCGCGAACCTCGGCATCGATTTTCACGAGACGGGCCGCGGTGGCGATGTGACCTACCACGGCCCGGGGCAGCTCGTGGCCTACCCGATTTTCGACTTGAAGCCGGATCGGTGCGACGTCCGCCGTTACGTGCGCGATCTCGGGCAGATCATGATCCGTCTGGCCGCCGATTTCGGGGTTTCGGCGCACATGCTCGACGGCAAGTTCCTCGGCGTATGGGTCGATATGGAGCATCCCGAGACGTGGGATGGCGATCCGCAGGCCCATGGCTCCTCGCTCGGGAAGATCGGGGCCATCGGCGTGCGCCTCTCGCGTTGGGTCACGATGCACGGCTTCGCGTTCAACGCGACGACCGATCTGCGCGCATTTCAGCTCATCGTGCCCTGCGGCATCACCGAATACGGCGTGGCGTCTCTCAAAGCGATCGATCGCGATGCGCCGCCCGTGTCCGAGTTGGCCAAGATGGCGCTACCGCACTTCGCCAGCGTGTTCGATGCGATGGTGACGCTCAACGAGAGCGCGGAGACGGCGCCTTGGTGGCCACGAGCAGAACGTTCGCAAATGGAGTCCCCTGCCAGCACGGCGTGA
- a CDS encoding CPBP family intramembrane metalloprotease produces MRVLFDGAGDATEKYLLGFVYVVLGTAGAGISLALGQSPVTMPPWLPIGPETGIWASLAMGACLAGATIVATRFVVSRFTWARALHVELRPVVRRLRGSSIAAMALASGIAEEILFRGAFLQAVGGVFGLVLSSVAFGALHQVRGARWVWAVWATLMGLLLGSVFALTGNLAGPIAAHVVINAVNLRFLRDHEI; encoded by the coding sequence ATGCGGGTACTTTTTGACGGCGCCGGCGACGCCACGGAGAAATACCTCCTCGGCTTCGTCTATGTGGTCCTGGGAACCGCAGGTGCCGGCATTTCGCTCGCGCTGGGCCAAAGCCCGGTCACCATGCCTCCCTGGCTGCCCATCGGGCCCGAGACGGGCATTTGGGCGAGCCTTGCCATGGGCGCCTGCCTGGCTGGGGCCACCATCGTGGCCACCCGCTTCGTGGTCAGTCGATTTACCTGGGCTCGCGCGCTTCACGTGGAACTCCGCCCGGTCGTTCGACGTCTGCGCGGCAGCTCCATCGCGGCCATGGCCCTCGCCAGCGGCATTGCGGAAGAGATACTCTTTCGTGGGGCCTTCTTGCAGGCCGTCGGCGGCGTGTTTGGCCTCGTGCTGTCGTCCGTCGCGTTCGGCGCCCTGCATCAAGTGCGAGGGGCCCGATGGGTGTGGGCCGTCTGGGCGACCCTCATGGGACTCCTACTCGGGTCCGTCTTCGCGCTCACCGGCAACCTCGCCGGCCCGATTGCGGCGCACGTCGTCATCAACGCCGTCAACCTGCGGTTCTTACGCGATCACGAGATATGA
- a CDS encoding M23 family metallopeptidase translates to MEDVQKPEEDGANVPVAPDAPKTDGAGVSHGDAHEPDAANGSSEANTNGLTANEPEEPLGENGHASEENHENNEVSEEEAEPSPEPRLERVQAPRRFRFDKPMLVAIAGLVLIAAYFIFIAPFRSKAPVPSASLATGSASPSASASAAPEPTVSSPTSQRPSTPHEPQWRIARLAQDKSIEIVETAVGKRPLVTALAAAGVNRNEAQRIFNSFRSVRNFNRAQPKHTFIVARKKGKGHVVAFEYIESPSQIWQARESELGVLEGKKLELAIEEKHVTAGFPVEGDLRESVKKAGFDPILLESLDDALDGHAELAEVRPGARLRVIATEERIDGTFTRYTDINAVEYFPAPSGKAGAEPAAPVRVYHYVSDRRARGYYDAAGKRPYRGGWRAPLPGSRISSRFNPKRKHPTLHIVIPHNGVDFAAPSGTPVYASADGVVKHAGDGGPCGNMVQIEHKNGLVSAYCHLSRFAAGLHAGENVEARQLVGYVGQTGRATGPHLHFAVKRRGAFIDPLSLKLDGVRVLPSFARAEFDEERKRLDTELDGIALPAGAEPPAAAVDAGTAPPKPQEEEEILDDMEAH, encoded by the coding sequence GTGGAGGACGTTCAGAAGCCCGAGGAGGATGGAGCCAATGTGCCCGTTGCTCCTGATGCGCCGAAGACGGATGGCGCGGGCGTGAGCCATGGCGATGCGCACGAGCCCGATGCTGCAAACGGCTCGAGCGAGGCGAACACGAACGGGCTCACCGCCAATGAGCCGGAAGAGCCGTTGGGCGAGAACGGCCACGCCTCCGAGGAAAATCACGAGAACAACGAAGTCAGCGAGGAAGAAGCCGAGCCGTCACCCGAGCCGCGGCTCGAGCGTGTTCAAGCACCGCGACGGTTCCGCTTCGACAAGCCCATGCTTGTGGCGATCGCCGGCCTCGTCCTCATCGCCGCGTACTTCATCTTCATTGCACCGTTCCGTTCGAAAGCACCCGTTCCAAGCGCCAGCCTCGCGACAGGTTCCGCATCGCCCTCGGCCTCGGCGAGTGCCGCGCCCGAGCCAACGGTGAGCTCACCCACGTCGCAGCGGCCGAGCACACCGCACGAACCGCAATGGCGCATCGCACGGCTCGCGCAGGACAAATCGATCGAGATCGTCGAAACCGCGGTCGGCAAGCGCCCGTTGGTCACGGCGCTCGCCGCTGCGGGCGTGAATCGCAACGAGGCGCAGCGCATCTTCAACTCGTTCCGCAGCGTGCGAAACTTCAACCGCGCGCAGCCGAAGCACACGTTCATCGTCGCCCGCAAAAAGGGCAAGGGCCACGTCGTGGCCTTCGAGTACATCGAGTCGCCTTCGCAAATCTGGCAAGCCCGCGAGAGCGAGTTGGGCGTGCTCGAAGGCAAGAAGCTCGAGCTCGCGATCGAAGAGAAACACGTTACGGCGGGCTTCCCCGTCGAGGGCGATCTGCGTGAGTCCGTGAAGAAGGCGGGCTTCGATCCCATCTTGCTCGAGTCCCTCGACGATGCTCTCGACGGCCACGCGGAGCTCGCGGAGGTGCGCCCCGGCGCGCGTTTGCGGGTCATCGCCACCGAGGAGCGCATCGACGGCACCTTCACCCGGTACACGGACATCAACGCCGTCGAGTACTTCCCGGCGCCATCCGGCAAGGCCGGGGCGGAACCCGCGGCGCCCGTCCGCGTTTACCATTACGTGAGCGATCGCCGCGCGCGTGGCTACTACGACGCCGCCGGCAAGCGTCCTTACCGCGGTGGGTGGCGTGCTCCGTTGCCCGGCTCGCGCATCTCCTCCCGCTTCAACCCGAAGCGAAAGCACCCGACCCTGCACATCGTCATTCCGCACAACGGCGTCGACTTCGCCGCCCCCTCGGGCACGCCGGTCTACGCGAGCGCCGATGGCGTCGTGAAGCACGCCGGCGACGGCGGCCCGTGCGGCAACATGGTGCAAATCGAGCACAAGAACGGCCTCGTTTCCGCGTACTGCCACCTTTCGCGCTTCGCGGCAGGCCTTCACGCGGGCGAGAACGTGGAGGCCCGGCAGCTCGTCGGTTACGTCGGCCAGACGGGCCGCGCGACGGGGCCGCACCTTCACTTCGCGGTCAAACGCCGCGGTGCCTTCATCGATCCCTTGTCGCTCAAGCTCGACGGCGTGCGCGTCCTCCCGAGCTTCGCGCGCGCCGAGTTCGACGAAGAGCGCAAGCGCCTCGACACCGAGCTGGACGGAATCGCGCTGCCCGCCGGGGCCGAGCCGCCCGCGGCCGCCGTCGACGCCGGTACGGCTCCTCCGAAGCCGCAAGAAGAGGAAGAGATCCTCGACGACATGGAAGCCCACTAG